A part of Gossypium hirsutum isolate 1008001.06 chromosome A07, Gossypium_hirsutum_v2.1, whole genome shotgun sequence genomic DNA contains:
- the LOC107934231 gene encoding serine/threonine-protein phosphatase 5 isoform X3, which yields MPSMDNESSNVSQAEEIKVQANEAFKAHKYGQAIDLYTQAIELNSQNAVYWANRAFAHTKLEEYGSAMQDATKAIEVDPKYSKGYYRRGAAYLAMGKFKEALKDFQQVKKICPNDPDATKKLKECEKAVMKLKFEEAISVPESERRFVADSIDYHSIEVEPQYSGAKIEGDVVTLDFVKKMMDDFKNQKCLHKRYAFQIVLQMRKMLRSQPSLVDINVPDGSHFTVCGDVHGQFQLCFFFLDNTAILICLMFYDLINIFELNGLPSEENPYLFNGDFVDRGSFSVEVILTLFALKCMCPSAIYLARGNHESRSMNKIYGFEGEVRSKLSEKFVELFAEVFCCLPLAHVINQKVFVVHGGLFSVDGVKLSDIKAIDRFCEPPEEGLMCELLWSDPQPFPGRGPSKRGVGLSFGADVTRKFLQDNNLDLIVRSHEVKDEGYEIEHDGKLITIFSAPNYCDQMGNKGAYIRFEAPDLKPNIVTFSAVPHPDVKPMAYANNFLRMFQ from the exons ATGCCAAGTATGGATAATGAAAGTTCTAATGTATCACAAGCCGAGGAAATAAAAGTCCAAGCAAATGAAGCATTTAAAG CCCACAAGTATGGTCAGGCCATTGACTTGTATACACAGGCAATAGAGCTAAATAGTCAGAATGCAGTATACTGGGCAAATCGTGCATTTGCTCACACCAAACTGGAAGAGTATGGTAGTGCCATGCAGGATGCTACGAAGGCAATTGAAGTTGATCCTAAATATTCAAAG GGTTATTACAGACGTGGTGCTGCTTATCTCGCAATGGGGAAGTTTAAGGAAGCGCTAAAGGATTTTCAACAG GTCAAAAAGATTTGTCCCAATGATCCTGATGCTACCAAGAAATTAAAGGAATGTGAGAAGGcagtaatgaaattaaaatttgaagaaGCAATTTCTGTACCTGAGTCTGAGAGGCGTTTTGTAGCTGACTCTATTGATTACCATAGCATAG AGGTGGAGCCACAATATTCGGGTGCAAAGATAGAGGGAGATGTTGTTACTTTGGATTTTGTTAAGAAAATGATGGATGACTTCAAGAATCAAAAGTGTTTGCATAAAAG ATATGCATTCCAGATTGTCTTACAAATGAGAAAAATGCTTCGATCTCAGCCTTCTCTTGTTGATATTAATGTTCCTGATGGCAGTCATTTCACTGTCTGCGGTGATGTACATGGCCAG TTTCagctatgttttttttttttggacaaCACAGCTATATTAATATGTCTAATG ttctacgatttgataaatatttttgaGCTTAATGGTCTCCCATCTGAAGAGAATCCATATCTCTTTAATGGTGACTTTGTGGATAGAGGATCTTTCTCCGTGGAGGTCATCCTCACCCTGTTTGCACTTAAGTGCATGTGTCCATCAG CTATTTATCTTGCTAGAGGAAATCACGAGAGTAGGAGCATGAACAAGATATATGGTTTTGAGGGCGAGGTCAGGTCGAAGCTGAGTGAGAAATTTGTGGAGCTCTTTGCAGAAGTATTCTGTTGTTTGCCTTTGGCGCATGTAATAAATCAAAAGGTTTTTGTTGTTCATGGAGGCCTTTTTAGTGTTGATGGGGTGAAACTCTCTGACATCAAAGCAATAGATCGGTTTTGTGAGCCTCCTGAGGAAG GGTTGATGTGCGAATTGCTTTGGAGTGATCCACAACCTTTCCCTGGAAGAGGTCCTAGCAAGAGGGGAGTAGGTCTTTCTTTCGGTGCGGATGTGACGAGAAAATTTTTGCAGGATAACAATCTAG ACTTGATTGTGCGGTCTCATGAAGTAAAAGACGAAGGTTATGAAATCGAGCATGATGGTAAACTTATAACCATCTTTTCTGCACCAAATTACTGTGATCAG ATGGGTAACAAGGGTGCATATATTCGGTTTGAAGCCCCCGATTTGAAGCCGAATATTGTTACATTCTCTGCAGTG CCTCATCCCGATGTTAAACCGATGGCATACGCGAACAATTTCCTACGAATGTTCCAATAG
- the LOC107934231 gene encoding serine/threonine-protein phosphatase 5 isoform X2, whose product MPSMDNESSNVSQAEEIKVQANEAFKAHKYGQAIDLYTQAIELNSQNAVYWANRAFAHTKLEEYGSAMQDATKAIEVDPKYSKGYYRRGAAYLAMGKFKEALKDFQQVKKICPNDPDATKKLKECEKAVMKLKFEEAISVPESERRFVADSIDYHSIGTSPRSSSMPTQVGIAAVAVAFVAVLAMMLGAAAATMVAAVVVVVLGTWWWGGSTEVEPQYSGAKIEGDVVTLDFVKKMMDDFKNQKCLHKRYAFQIVLQMRKMLRSQPSLVDINVPDGSHFTVCGDVHGQFYDLINIFELNGLPSEENPYLFNGDFVDRGSFSVEVILTLFALKCMCPSAIYLARGNHESRSMNKIYGFEGEVRSKLSEKFVELFAEVFCCLPLAHVINQKVFVVHGGLFSVDGVKLSDIKAIDRFCEPPEEGLMCELLWSDPQPFPGRGPSKRGVGLSFGADVTRKFLQDNNLDLIVRSHEVKDEGYEIEHDGKLITIFSAPNYCDQMGNKGAYIRFEAPDLKPNIVTFSAVPHPDVKPMAYANNFLRMFQ is encoded by the exons ATGCCAAGTATGGATAATGAAAGTTCTAATGTATCACAAGCCGAGGAAATAAAAGTCCAAGCAAATGAAGCATTTAAAG CCCACAAGTATGGTCAGGCCATTGACTTGTATACACAGGCAATAGAGCTAAATAGTCAGAATGCAGTATACTGGGCAAATCGTGCATTTGCTCACACCAAACTGGAAGAGTATGGTAGTGCCATGCAGGATGCTACGAAGGCAATTGAAGTTGATCCTAAATATTCAAAG GGTTATTACAGACGTGGTGCTGCTTATCTCGCAATGGGGAAGTTTAAGGAAGCGCTAAAGGATTTTCAACAG GTCAAAAAGATTTGTCCCAATGATCCTGATGCTACCAAGAAATTAAAGGAATGTGAGAAGGcagtaatgaaattaaaatttgaagaaGCAATTTCTGTACCTGAGTCTGAGAGGCGTTTTGTAGCTGACTCTATTGATTACCATAGCATAG GGACGAGTCCCAGGTCATCATCCATGCCCACCCAAGTGGGCATAGCGGCAGTTGCAGTAGCATTTGTGGCAGTACTAGCAATGATGCTGGGGGCAGCAGCAGCCACAATGGTGGCAGCAGTAGTGGTGGTGGTTCTAGGGACATGGTGGTGGGGTGGATCCACTG AGGTGGAGCCACAATATTCGGGTGCAAAGATAGAGGGAGATGTTGTTACTTTGGATTTTGTTAAGAAAATGATGGATGACTTCAAGAATCAAAAGTGTTTGCATAAAAG ATATGCATTCCAGATTGTCTTACAAATGAGAAAAATGCTTCGATCTCAGCCTTCTCTTGTTGATATTAATGTTCCTGATGGCAGTCATTTCACTGTCTGCGGTGATGTACATGGCCAG ttctacgatttgataaatatttttgaGCTTAATGGTCTCCCATCTGAAGAGAATCCATATCTCTTTAATGGTGACTTTGTGGATAGAGGATCTTTCTCCGTGGAGGTCATCCTCACCCTGTTTGCACTTAAGTGCATGTGTCCATCAG CTATTTATCTTGCTAGAGGAAATCACGAGAGTAGGAGCATGAACAAGATATATGGTTTTGAGGGCGAGGTCAGGTCGAAGCTGAGTGAGAAATTTGTGGAGCTCTTTGCAGAAGTATTCTGTTGTTTGCCTTTGGCGCATGTAATAAATCAAAAGGTTTTTGTTGTTCATGGAGGCCTTTTTAGTGTTGATGGGGTGAAACTCTCTGACATCAAAGCAATAGATCGGTTTTGTGAGCCTCCTGAGGAAG GGTTGATGTGCGAATTGCTTTGGAGTGATCCACAACCTTTCCCTGGAAGAGGTCCTAGCAAGAGGGGAGTAGGTCTTTCTTTCGGTGCGGATGTGACGAGAAAATTTTTGCAGGATAACAATCTAG ACTTGATTGTGCGGTCTCATGAAGTAAAAGACGAAGGTTATGAAATCGAGCATGATGGTAAACTTATAACCATCTTTTCTGCACCAAATTACTGTGATCAG ATGGGTAACAAGGGTGCATATATTCGGTTTGAAGCCCCCGATTTGAAGCCGAATATTGTTACATTCTCTGCAGTG CCTCATCCCGATGTTAAACCGATGGCATACGCGAACAATTTCCTACGAATGTTCCAATAG
- the LOC107934231 gene encoding serine/threonine-protein phosphatase 5 isoform X4, with protein sequence MPSMDNESSNVSQAEEIKVQANEAFKAHKYGQAIDLYTQAIELNSQNAVYWANRAFAHTKLEEYGSAMQDATKAIEVDPKYSKGYYRRGAAYLAMGKFKEALKDFQQVKKICPNDPDATKKLKECEKAVMKLKFEEAISVPESERRFVADSIDYHSIEVEPQYSGAKIEGDVVTLDFVKKMMDDFKNQKCLHKRYAFQIVLQMRKMLRSQPSLVDINVPDGSHFTVCGDVHGQFYDLINIFELNGLPSEENPYLFNGDFVDRGSFSVEVILTLFALKCMCPSAIYLARGNHESRSMNKIYGFEGEVRSKLSEKFVELFAEVFCCLPLAHVINQKVFVVHGGLFSVDGVKLSDIKAIDRFCEPPEEGLMCELLWSDPQPFPGRGPSKRGVGLSFGADVTRKFLQDNNLDLIVRSHEVKDEGYEIEHDGKLITIFSAPNYCDQMGNKGAYIRFEAPDLKPNIVTFSAVPHPDVKPMAYANNFLRMFQ encoded by the exons ATGCCAAGTATGGATAATGAAAGTTCTAATGTATCACAAGCCGAGGAAATAAAAGTCCAAGCAAATGAAGCATTTAAAG CCCACAAGTATGGTCAGGCCATTGACTTGTATACACAGGCAATAGAGCTAAATAGTCAGAATGCAGTATACTGGGCAAATCGTGCATTTGCTCACACCAAACTGGAAGAGTATGGTAGTGCCATGCAGGATGCTACGAAGGCAATTGAAGTTGATCCTAAATATTCAAAG GGTTATTACAGACGTGGTGCTGCTTATCTCGCAATGGGGAAGTTTAAGGAAGCGCTAAAGGATTTTCAACAG GTCAAAAAGATTTGTCCCAATGATCCTGATGCTACCAAGAAATTAAAGGAATGTGAGAAGGcagtaatgaaattaaaatttgaagaaGCAATTTCTGTACCTGAGTCTGAGAGGCGTTTTGTAGCTGACTCTATTGATTACCATAGCATAG AGGTGGAGCCACAATATTCGGGTGCAAAGATAGAGGGAGATGTTGTTACTTTGGATTTTGTTAAGAAAATGATGGATGACTTCAAGAATCAAAAGTGTTTGCATAAAAG ATATGCATTCCAGATTGTCTTACAAATGAGAAAAATGCTTCGATCTCAGCCTTCTCTTGTTGATATTAATGTTCCTGATGGCAGTCATTTCACTGTCTGCGGTGATGTACATGGCCAG ttctacgatttgataaatatttttgaGCTTAATGGTCTCCCATCTGAAGAGAATCCATATCTCTTTAATGGTGACTTTGTGGATAGAGGATCTTTCTCCGTGGAGGTCATCCTCACCCTGTTTGCACTTAAGTGCATGTGTCCATCAG CTATTTATCTTGCTAGAGGAAATCACGAGAGTAGGAGCATGAACAAGATATATGGTTTTGAGGGCGAGGTCAGGTCGAAGCTGAGTGAGAAATTTGTGGAGCTCTTTGCAGAAGTATTCTGTTGTTTGCCTTTGGCGCATGTAATAAATCAAAAGGTTTTTGTTGTTCATGGAGGCCTTTTTAGTGTTGATGGGGTGAAACTCTCTGACATCAAAGCAATAGATCGGTTTTGTGAGCCTCCTGAGGAAG GGTTGATGTGCGAATTGCTTTGGAGTGATCCACAACCTTTCCCTGGAAGAGGTCCTAGCAAGAGGGGAGTAGGTCTTTCTTTCGGTGCGGATGTGACGAGAAAATTTTTGCAGGATAACAATCTAG ACTTGATTGTGCGGTCTCATGAAGTAAAAGACGAAGGTTATGAAATCGAGCATGATGGTAAACTTATAACCATCTTTTCTGCACCAAATTACTGTGATCAG ATGGGTAACAAGGGTGCATATATTCGGTTTGAAGCCCCCGATTTGAAGCCGAATATTGTTACATTCTCTGCAGTG CCTCATCCCGATGTTAAACCGATGGCATACGCGAACAATTTCCTACGAATGTTCCAATAG
- the LOC107934231 gene encoding serine/threonine-protein phosphatase 5 isoform X1, with translation MPSMDNESSNVSQAEEIKVQANEAFKAHKYGQAIDLYTQAIELNSQNAVYWANRAFAHTKLEEYGSAMQDATKAIEVDPKYSKGYYRRGAAYLAMGKFKEALKDFQQVKKICPNDPDATKKLKECEKAVMKLKFEEAISVPESERRFVADSIDYHSIGTSPRSSSMPTQVGIAAVAVAFVAVLAMMLGAAAATMVAAVVVVVLGTWWWGGSTEVEPQYSGAKIEGDVVTLDFVKKMMDDFKNQKCLHKRYAFQIVLQMRKMLRSQPSLVDINVPDGSHFTVCGDVHGQFQLCFFFLDNTAILICLMFYDLINIFELNGLPSEENPYLFNGDFVDRGSFSVEVILTLFALKCMCPSAIYLARGNHESRSMNKIYGFEGEVRSKLSEKFVELFAEVFCCLPLAHVINQKVFVVHGGLFSVDGVKLSDIKAIDRFCEPPEEGLMCELLWSDPQPFPGRGPSKRGVGLSFGADVTRKFLQDNNLDLIVRSHEVKDEGYEIEHDGKLITIFSAPNYCDQMGNKGAYIRFEAPDLKPNIVTFSAVPHPDVKPMAYANNFLRMFQ, from the exons ATGCCAAGTATGGATAATGAAAGTTCTAATGTATCACAAGCCGAGGAAATAAAAGTCCAAGCAAATGAAGCATTTAAAG CCCACAAGTATGGTCAGGCCATTGACTTGTATACACAGGCAATAGAGCTAAATAGTCAGAATGCAGTATACTGGGCAAATCGTGCATTTGCTCACACCAAACTGGAAGAGTATGGTAGTGCCATGCAGGATGCTACGAAGGCAATTGAAGTTGATCCTAAATATTCAAAG GGTTATTACAGACGTGGTGCTGCTTATCTCGCAATGGGGAAGTTTAAGGAAGCGCTAAAGGATTTTCAACAG GTCAAAAAGATTTGTCCCAATGATCCTGATGCTACCAAGAAATTAAAGGAATGTGAGAAGGcagtaatgaaattaaaatttgaagaaGCAATTTCTGTACCTGAGTCTGAGAGGCGTTTTGTAGCTGACTCTATTGATTACCATAGCATAG GGACGAGTCCCAGGTCATCATCCATGCCCACCCAAGTGGGCATAGCGGCAGTTGCAGTAGCATTTGTGGCAGTACTAGCAATGATGCTGGGGGCAGCAGCAGCCACAATGGTGGCAGCAGTAGTGGTGGTGGTTCTAGGGACATGGTGGTGGGGTGGATCCACTG AGGTGGAGCCACAATATTCGGGTGCAAAGATAGAGGGAGATGTTGTTACTTTGGATTTTGTTAAGAAAATGATGGATGACTTCAAGAATCAAAAGTGTTTGCATAAAAG ATATGCATTCCAGATTGTCTTACAAATGAGAAAAATGCTTCGATCTCAGCCTTCTCTTGTTGATATTAATGTTCCTGATGGCAGTCATTTCACTGTCTGCGGTGATGTACATGGCCAG TTTCagctatgttttttttttttggacaaCACAGCTATATTAATATGTCTAATG ttctacgatttgataaatatttttgaGCTTAATGGTCTCCCATCTGAAGAGAATCCATATCTCTTTAATGGTGACTTTGTGGATAGAGGATCTTTCTCCGTGGAGGTCATCCTCACCCTGTTTGCACTTAAGTGCATGTGTCCATCAG CTATTTATCTTGCTAGAGGAAATCACGAGAGTAGGAGCATGAACAAGATATATGGTTTTGAGGGCGAGGTCAGGTCGAAGCTGAGTGAGAAATTTGTGGAGCTCTTTGCAGAAGTATTCTGTTGTTTGCCTTTGGCGCATGTAATAAATCAAAAGGTTTTTGTTGTTCATGGAGGCCTTTTTAGTGTTGATGGGGTGAAACTCTCTGACATCAAAGCAATAGATCGGTTTTGTGAGCCTCCTGAGGAAG GGTTGATGTGCGAATTGCTTTGGAGTGATCCACAACCTTTCCCTGGAAGAGGTCCTAGCAAGAGGGGAGTAGGTCTTTCTTTCGGTGCGGATGTGACGAGAAAATTTTTGCAGGATAACAATCTAG ACTTGATTGTGCGGTCTCATGAAGTAAAAGACGAAGGTTATGAAATCGAGCATGATGGTAAACTTATAACCATCTTTTCTGCACCAAATTACTGTGATCAG ATGGGTAACAAGGGTGCATATATTCGGTTTGAAGCCCCCGATTTGAAGCCGAATATTGTTACATTCTCTGCAGTG CCTCATCCCGATGTTAAACCGATGGCATACGCGAACAATTTCCTACGAATGTTCCAATAG
- the LOC107934231 gene encoding serine/threonine-protein phosphatase 5 isoform X5, whose amino-acid sequence MPSMDNESSNVSQAEEIKVQANEAFKAHKYGQAIDLYTQAIELNSQNAVYWANRAFAHTKLEEYGSAMQDATKAIEVDPKYSKGYYRRGAAYLAMGKFKEALKDFQQVKKICPNDPDATKKLKECEKAVMKLKFEEAISVPESERRFVADSIDYHSIGTSPRSSSMPTQVGIAAVAVAFVAVLAMMLGAAAATMVAAVVVVVLGTWWWGGSTEVEPQYSGAKIEGDVVTLDFVKKMMDDFKNQKCLHKRYAFQIVLQMRKMLRSQPSLVDINVPDGSHFTVCGDVHGQFQLCFFFLDNTAILICLMFYDLINIFELNGLPSEENPYLFNGDFVDRGSFSVEVILTLFALKCMCPSAIYLARGNHESRSMNKIYGFEGEVRSKLSEKFVELFAEVFCCLPLAHVINQKVFVVHGGLFSVDGVKLSDIKAIDRFCEPPEEDGIEGA is encoded by the exons ATGCCAAGTATGGATAATGAAAGTTCTAATGTATCACAAGCCGAGGAAATAAAAGTCCAAGCAAATGAAGCATTTAAAG CCCACAAGTATGGTCAGGCCATTGACTTGTATACACAGGCAATAGAGCTAAATAGTCAGAATGCAGTATACTGGGCAAATCGTGCATTTGCTCACACCAAACTGGAAGAGTATGGTAGTGCCATGCAGGATGCTACGAAGGCAATTGAAGTTGATCCTAAATATTCAAAG GGTTATTACAGACGTGGTGCTGCTTATCTCGCAATGGGGAAGTTTAAGGAAGCGCTAAAGGATTTTCAACAG GTCAAAAAGATTTGTCCCAATGATCCTGATGCTACCAAGAAATTAAAGGAATGTGAGAAGGcagtaatgaaattaaaatttgaagaaGCAATTTCTGTACCTGAGTCTGAGAGGCGTTTTGTAGCTGACTCTATTGATTACCATAGCATAG GGACGAGTCCCAGGTCATCATCCATGCCCACCCAAGTGGGCATAGCGGCAGTTGCAGTAGCATTTGTGGCAGTACTAGCAATGATGCTGGGGGCAGCAGCAGCCACAATGGTGGCAGCAGTAGTGGTGGTGGTTCTAGGGACATGGTGGTGGGGTGGATCCACTG AGGTGGAGCCACAATATTCGGGTGCAAAGATAGAGGGAGATGTTGTTACTTTGGATTTTGTTAAGAAAATGATGGATGACTTCAAGAATCAAAAGTGTTTGCATAAAAG ATATGCATTCCAGATTGTCTTACAAATGAGAAAAATGCTTCGATCTCAGCCTTCTCTTGTTGATATTAATGTTCCTGATGGCAGTCATTTCACTGTCTGCGGTGATGTACATGGCCAG TTTCagctatgttttttttttttggacaaCACAGCTATATTAATATGTCTAATG ttctacgatttgataaatatttttgaGCTTAATGGTCTCCCATCTGAAGAGAATCCATATCTCTTTAATGGTGACTTTGTGGATAGAGGATCTTTCTCCGTGGAGGTCATCCTCACCCTGTTTGCACTTAAGTGCATGTGTCCATCAG CTATTTATCTTGCTAGAGGAAATCACGAGAGTAGGAGCATGAACAAGATATATGGTTTTGAGGGCGAGGTCAGGTCGAAGCTGAGTGAGAAATTTGTGGAGCTCTTTGCAGAAGTATTCTGTTGTTTGCCTTTGGCGCATGTAATAAATCAAAAGGTTTTTGTTGTTCATGGAGGCCTTTTTAGTGTTGATGGGGTGAAACTCTCTGACATCAAAGCAATAGATCGGTTTTGTGAGCCTCCTGAGGAAG atGGAATTGAAGGGGCGTGA